A single window of Gemmatimonadota bacterium DNA harbors:
- a CDS encoding M20/M25/M40 family metallo-hydrolase codes for MKTLLFRALLAFLVVSGLLTATLFVRSAFLRPQTLSEVAVHPFDFDAARALDRLTVAIRIPPEPTPEAPGFPEFLASAFPAVHAALVREAVAPSSFLYTWSGTDPELEPVLLVARMGPAPTGPGAEAWRFPPFSGELADGAVWGRGTLSGRGPLVAIFEALDALLAEGFDPARTLMVAVGGPVEEEGSGLSEVAALLESRGIVALWALGDGGGIAEGLLPGVTEPIGVIGTAEQGALALRLTARGVGGPASAPPRGTAAGRIAEAIVRLEDPGFTPRIQGPTRRLFLALAPHMDPGTRMLAANLWLFERPLARALSGNPWLGATLRTVAAPTLLRAEADRGALPSHATARLRVGIAPWDAPDAVLEEIWARLGDLEIELLPEPAGAAPIPPSAISSTDTEGFLRIRDAARAVFPDLLVVLPATVPGVTDVRPFSAVARDSYRFVPFRMNAATLASLRGANERIPVTDYVGMIRFYGELIRRGTE; via the coding sequence ATGAAGACCCTTCTCTTCCGGGCGCTCCTCGCCTTCCTCGTGGTCTCGGGGCTCCTGACCGCGACTCTCTTCGTTCGATCCGCCTTCCTGCGCCCACAAACTCTTTCGGAGGTCGCGGTTCACCCCTTCGATTTCGACGCGGCGCGTGCGCTGGACCGGCTCACCGTGGCGATCCGGATTCCACCCGAACCCACCCCGGAGGCCCCCGGATTTCCCGAATTTCTCGCGAGCGCCTTTCCCGCGGTCCACGCGGCGCTCGTGAGGGAGGCGGTCGCTCCTAGCTCCTTCCTCTACACCTGGAGTGGAACGGATCCCGAGCTCGAGCCGGTGCTCCTTGTTGCCCGGATGGGTCCCGCTCCGACGGGTCCGGGGGCGGAAGCGTGGCGCTTCCCCCCCTTCTCCGGCGAGCTCGCGGACGGTGCCGTGTGGGGTCGCGGAACACTTTCGGGGCGGGGACCCCTCGTCGCGATCTTCGAAGCATTGGACGCCCTCCTCGCGGAGGGCTTCGATCCTGCCCGCACCCTGATGGTCGCGGTCGGGGGTCCCGTGGAGGAGGAGGGGAGCGGCCTCTCGGAAGTCGCCGCGCTCCTGGAGTCGCGCGGAATCGTCGCGTTGTGGGCCCTCGGCGACGGCGGGGGGATCGCCGAGGGGCTCTTACCGGGCGTCACCGAGCCGATCGGCGTGATCGGGACGGCCGAACAGGGGGCGCTCGCGCTCCGGCTCACGGCGCGGGGAGTGGGAGGGCCCGCCTCGGCGCCCCCGCGCGGGACCGCGGCGGGGAGAATCGCGGAGGCGATCGTCCGCCTCGAGGATCCGGGGTTCACGCCGAGGATCCAGGGCCCGACCCGCCGGCTCTTTTTGGCCCTGGCCCCCCACATGGACCCGGGGACGCGGATGCTCGCCGCGAACCTCTGGTTGTTCGAGCGTCCGCTCGCGCGCGCCCTCTCGGGGAATCCCTGGCTCGGCGCCACCCTTCGTACGGTCGCCGCGCCCACCCTCCTCCGCGCGGAGGCGGACCGCGGAGCGCTCCCGTCCCACGCGACCGCCCGGCTTCGTGTGGGGATCGCGCCCTGGGATGCGCCGGACGCGGTCCTGGAGGAAATCTGGGCCCGCCTCGGGGACCTCGAGATCGAGCTTCTCCCCGAGCCGGCCGGCGCGGCCCCGATCCCTCCGTCCGCCATTTCCTCCACGGACACCGAGGGCTTCCTTCGTATCCGGGATGCGGCCCGCGCGGTATTTCCCGACCTCCTGGTCGTTCTCCCCGCCACGGTCCCCGGAGTCACGGACGTGCGCCCTTTCTCCGCGGTTGCGCGGGACAGCTACCGCTTCGTTCCCTTTCGAATGAATGCGGCCACGCTCGCGAGCTTGCGGGGCGCGAACGAGAGGATTCCGGTGACGGACTATGTGGGGATGATTCGCTTCTACGGCGAGCTCATTCGGCGGGGAACCGAGTGA
- a CDS encoding ammonium transporter, with amino-acid sequence MPISTPSHSILGKFSTLGPRLAVLGSLGLLLVTPGAAFAQDAAESAISGADTAWLLISAALVLLMTPGLAFFYGGLVSSRNALNTMMMSFVALGVAGVLWALLGYSLAFGEGNAFIGDTSMALLRGVGLEVSGSIPHILFMAFQATFAIITAALISGALIGRMRFGAYMLFIAAWGLLVYAPVAHWVWGGGWLSGLGALDFAGGAVVHVNAGAAAVVAALVLGSRKDFGRQAFLPHNVPFVLLGAGLLWFGWFGFNGGSALAANEIAALAFVNTMLAPAAALVVWALLDHFRTGKITAVGIATGIVVGLVAITPAAGFISPVSALLLGAIAALPSYFALQWRAQSRLDDSLDVFAAHGVGGITGAILTGVFADSTVNGSADGLLFGNPGAVGVQALSVFAVLVFSGSMTFIILKLIGLIVPLRGSSREEGVGMDILNHGEEAYASGDGAILILDEEINGFGAPEGTGASRSHAS; translated from the coding sequence ATGCCGATCTCCACTCCGAGCCACAGCATCCTCGGAAAGTTTTCAACCCTCGGCCCACGACTCGCCGTCCTCGGAAGTCTCGGGCTCCTTCTCGTCACGCCGGGAGCCGCCTTCGCGCAGGACGCGGCCGAAAGCGCGATCTCCGGCGCGGACACGGCGTGGCTCCTTATCTCGGCCGCCCTCGTCCTCCTGATGACGCCCGGCCTCGCCTTTTTCTACGGCGGGCTAGTGAGCTCCCGAAACGCGCTCAACACGATGATGATGAGCTTCGTCGCGCTCGGCGTGGCGGGAGTCCTTTGGGCGCTCCTCGGGTACTCGCTCGCCTTCGGCGAGGGGAACGCCTTCATCGGCGACACTTCCATGGCCCTGTTGCGCGGCGTGGGGCTGGAAGTGAGTGGATCCATCCCTCACATCCTCTTCATGGCTTTCCAGGCCACCTTCGCGATCATCACCGCCGCACTGATCTCGGGAGCGCTGATCGGGCGCATGCGGTTCGGCGCCTACATGCTCTTCATCGCGGCCTGGGGGCTCCTGGTGTACGCTCCGGTCGCCCACTGGGTGTGGGGTGGGGGTTGGCTGAGCGGTCTGGGAGCGTTGGACTTCGCCGGAGGCGCGGTAGTCCATGTGAATGCGGGCGCCGCGGCCGTCGTCGCGGCGCTCGTGCTCGGAAGCCGAAAGGACTTCGGACGCCAGGCCTTCCTCCCGCACAACGTCCCCTTCGTCCTCCTCGGCGCCGGGCTCCTCTGGTTCGGATGGTTCGGCTTCAACGGCGGCAGCGCGCTCGCCGCGAACGAGATCGCGGCCCTCGCCTTCGTGAACACCATGCTCGCGCCGGCGGCGGCCCTCGTCGTCTGGGCGCTCCTCGATCATTTTCGGACCGGAAAGATCACGGCGGTCGGCATCGCGACGGGAATCGTCGTCGGCCTCGTGGCGATCACTCCCGCGGCGGGCTTCATCTCACCCGTTTCGGCGTTGCTTCTCGGGGCCATCGCGGCGCTGCCGAGTTATTTCGCGCTCCAGTGGCGCGCGCAGAGCAGGCTCGACGACTCGCTCGACGTCTTCGCCGCTCACGGGGTCGGCGGGATCACGGGCGCCATCCTCACGGGCGTCTTCGCGGACTCGACGGTGAACGGCTCGGCCGACGGACTCCTCTTCGGGAATCCGGGCGCCGTCGGGGTGCAGGCCCTCTCGGTCTTCGCCGTCCTCGTTTTCAGCGGGAGCATGACCTTCATCATCCTGAAGCTGATCGGACTCATCGTGCCGCTTCGCGGGAGCTCCCGCGAAGAGGGCGTCGGCATGGACATCCTCAATCATGGCGAAGAGGCCTACGCGAGCGGCGACGGGGCGATTCTGATCCTCGATGAAGAGATCAACGGATTCGGAGCGCCCGAAGGGACAGGCGCCTCCAGGTCACACGCGTCCTAG
- a CDS encoding P-II family nitrogen regulator has translation MKLIRAIIRPEKLNEVLKALFQAEVRGITVSRVQGHGGETSSVATYRGTSVMMELTEKVMLDIGVSEGFTETVVNAVLSSARTGEVGDGKIFVIPVEQVHRIRTGERDTAAVTPVAVTAG, from the coding sequence ATGAAGCTGATCCGAGCCATCATCCGACCCGAGAAGCTGAACGAGGTGTTGAAGGCGCTCTTCCAAGCGGAGGTGCGCGGTATCACGGTCTCACGCGTTCAGGGCCATGGGGGCGAGACCTCCTCCGTGGCGACGTACCGGGGGACTTCGGTCATGATGGAGCTCACCGAAAAAGTGATGCTCGACATCGGCGTCTCCGAAGGGTTCACGGAGACGGTCGTGAATGCGGTCCTGAGCTCGGCGCGCACCGGGGAGGTCGGGGATGGCAAGATCTTCGTCATTCCGGTCGAGCAGGTCCATCGGATTCGGACCGGAGAGCGAGACACAGCGGCGGTCACCCCCGTGGCCGTGACCGCGGGTTAG
- the glnA gene encoding type I glutamate--ammonia ligase, with the protein MTPEQFFKFAKTNKATMVDLKFTDLLGTWQHCTYPIETWDEGTFDEGVGFDGSSIRGWQAINQSDMLAIPDASTAKIDPFFAEPTVSVIANIADPETLEDYTRDPRHVARKALEHLKKSKIADTCFVGPEPEFFIFDQVRYEQTQNRGFYEIDSVEGAWNTARFEEPNLGYKPSYKGGYFPVSPTDTYHDLRTEMVLAMQKVGIVVEAHHHEVGTGGQCEIDMKFSPLLQMADQFMWFKYIIKNVAKRHGKTVTFMPKPIFQDNGSGMHTHMSLWKGGKPLFAGKEYAGLSQMALYAIGGLLKHAKAILAFAAPTSNSYRRLVPGYEAPVNLALSKRNRSASVRIPMYSPSPKSKRLEFRCPDPSCNGYLTFSAMLMALMDGINNKIEPGKPLDRDIYHMTKAELDKTPKTPASLEESLEALKKDHAFLTQGGVFTDDLIQTWIDYKMENEVEALRLRPHPHEFFLYYDN; encoded by the coding sequence ATGACCCCGGAACAGTTTTTCAAGTTCGCGAAGACGAACAAAGCCACCATGGTGGACCTGAAGTTCACCGACCTGCTCGGGACGTGGCAGCACTGCACGTACCCGATTGAAACTTGGGACGAAGGGACTTTCGACGAGGGCGTCGGATTCGACGGATCCTCCATCCGTGGGTGGCAGGCGATCAACCAGTCCGACATGCTCGCGATCCCGGACGCTTCCACCGCGAAGATCGATCCCTTCTTCGCCGAGCCGACGGTGAGCGTCATCGCGAACATCGCGGACCCGGAGACGCTCGAGGACTACACGCGCGACCCGCGCCACGTGGCGCGAAAGGCGCTCGAACACTTGAAGAAGTCGAAGATCGCCGACACTTGCTTCGTCGGTCCCGAGCCGGAATTCTTCATCTTCGACCAGGTGCGTTACGAGCAGACGCAGAACCGCGGCTTCTACGAGATCGACTCGGTGGAAGGAGCCTGGAACACGGCCCGTTTCGAGGAGCCGAACCTCGGCTACAAGCCCAGCTACAAGGGTGGGTACTTCCCCGTTTCGCCAACCGACACGTACCACGACCTCCGGACCGAGATGGTCCTCGCGATGCAGAAGGTCGGGATCGTCGTCGAGGCACACCACCACGAAGTCGGCACCGGTGGACAGTGTGAGATCGACATGAAGTTCTCGCCGCTTCTGCAGATGGCCGATCAGTTCATGTGGTTCAAGTACATCATCAAGAATGTTGCGAAACGGCATGGAAAGACGGTCACCTTCATGCCGAAGCCCATCTTCCAGGACAATGGGAGCGGCATGCACACCCATATGTCGCTCTGGAAGGGCGGGAAACCTCTCTTCGCCGGGAAGGAGTACGCGGGGTTGAGCCAGATGGCGCTCTACGCGATCGGCGGGCTCCTCAAGCACGCGAAGGCGATTCTGGCCTTCGCGGCTCCGACGTCGAATTCGTATCGCCGATTGGTCCCCGGGTACGAGGCGCCCGTGAACCTCGCCCTCTCCAAGCGAAATCGGTCCGCCTCGGTTCGGATTCCGATGTACTCGCCGAGCCCGAAGTCGAAGCGTCTGGAGTTCCGTTGCCCCGACCCGAGCTGCAACGGGTACCTCACCTTCTCCGCCATGCTGATGGCGCTCATGGACGGGATCAACAACAAGATCGAGCCCGGCAAGCCGCTCGATCGCGACATCTATCACATGACGAAGGCGGAGCTCGACAAGACACCGAAGACACCGGCAAGCCTTGAAGAGTCGCTCGAAGCGCTCAAGAAGGACCATGCCTTCCTCACACAGGGCGGCGTCTTCACCGATGATCTGATCCAGACCTGGATCGATTACAAGATGGAGAACGAGGTCGAGGCGCTCCGCCTCCGGCCCCATCCGCACGAGTTCTTCCTCTATTACGACAACTGA
- a CDS encoding glutamine synthetase III produces MPRNTNTRRADALAAIRPTPSRTEGPAGSAPVDVGRIFGENTFGVAQMKARLPPETFKRLVATVESGSELDSSVADAVAAAMKDWADERGATHFSHWFQPLTGLTAEKHDSFLTPARGDGGPAITLFSGQELIQGEPDASSLPSGGLRTTFEARGYTAWDPTSPAFIIEGAGGATLCIPTAYSSWSGDALDQKIPLLRSTHALEEQTLRALRLFGVKAKRVRATLGPEQEFFLVDQEFFYRRPDLVTTGRTLFGARPPKGQELEDHYFGAIPERILEYMQAVELELYRLGVPVKTRHNEVAPGQFEMAFLYEEANLAADHQQLTMSTLRRVARRFGLVCLLHEKPFAGVNGSGKHLNWSLATDEENLLEPGDTPHKNMQFLFFCAAVLRAVERHQDLLRASVAFAGNDHRLGANEAPPAVLSVFLGDQLTDIFEQLAEAGAATSSRGGGLLGLGVRVLPALPKHAGDRNRTSPFAFTGNKFEFRALGASQSISFPATVLNTIVAESIDELCDKLEAEKASGSGLQVALGKVLAEAAGEVRHIVFNGDGYSGAWEEEAKRRGLLDLRTTLDSLPHLVKDKNAEIFERFGVLSRRELESRYDIALHHYFHTVNIEGETAAAIGRTMILTAAIRHLNELLEAVRGAKEAGIKATAVTRTAKLVVELVDELEGALEELQAQNAELGGEEVSSKVVHMREKILPAMARVRRVVDRLEKVIPDDRWPIPTYRDMLHLR; encoded by the coding sequence ATGCCCCGAAACACAAACACCCGCCGGGCCGACGCTCTCGCGGCGATCCGGCCGACACCCTCCCGAACCGAGGGCCCCGCGGGGAGCGCGCCCGTGGACGTTGGGCGTATCTTCGGGGAGAACACCTTCGGGGTAGCCCAGATGAAGGCGAGGCTTCCGCCGGAGACCTTCAAGCGGCTGGTGGCGACTGTTGAGTCTGGATCGGAGCTTGACTCTTCGGTGGCGGACGCGGTGGCCGCCGCCATGAAGGATTGGGCCGATGAGCGGGGCGCCACGCACTTTTCCCACTGGTTCCAGCCGCTCACGGGGCTGACCGCTGAGAAACACGACTCCTTCCTCACGCCGGCACGCGGGGACGGCGGCCCGGCGATCACGCTATTCTCGGGACAGGAGCTGATCCAGGGAGAACCCGACGCCTCTTCCCTTCCCTCCGGCGGCCTTCGCACGACGTTCGAAGCGCGCGGCTACACGGCCTGGGATCCCACTTCGCCGGCCTTCATCATCGAAGGTGCGGGGGGCGCGACTCTTTGTATCCCGACCGCCTATTCTTCCTGGTCGGGGGACGCCCTCGATCAGAAGATCCCGCTCCTCCGCTCGACACACGCCCTCGAGGAGCAGACCCTGCGCGCTCTCCGCCTCTTCGGGGTGAAGGCGAAACGCGTGCGCGCGACGCTCGGCCCGGAGCAGGAATTTTTCCTCGTGGACCAGGAGTTCTTTTATCGGAGGCCCGACCTGGTCACCACGGGGCGGACGCTCTTCGGTGCCCGGCCACCCAAGGGACAGGAGCTCGAGGACCACTACTTCGGGGCGATCCCCGAGCGGATCCTCGAATACATGCAGGCGGTCGAGTTGGAGCTCTACCGTTTGGGGGTCCCGGTGAAGACGCGGCACAACGAGGTCGCTCCGGGGCAGTTCGAGATGGCCTTCTTATACGAGGAGGCGAACCTCGCTGCCGACCACCAGCAGCTCACGATGTCCACGTTGCGCCGAGTCGCGCGAAGGTTCGGGCTCGTTTGCCTCCTCCACGAGAAACCCTTCGCGGGGGTGAACGGGAGCGGGAAACACCTCAACTGGTCCCTCGCGACCGATGAGGAGAACCTCCTCGAACCCGGCGACACCCCCCACAAAAACATGCAGTTCCTCTTTTTCTGCGCGGCCGTTCTCCGCGCGGTGGAGCGGCACCAGGACCTGCTCCGGGCCTCGGTCGCCTTCGCGGGGAACGACCACCGCCTCGGCGCGAACGAGGCTCCCCCCGCGGTCCTCTCGGTCTTCCTCGGGGACCAGCTCACCGACATCTTCGAGCAACTCGCCGAGGCCGGGGCCGCGACCTCTTCGCGGGGAGGGGGCCTCCTGGGGCTCGGCGTCCGGGTCCTTCCCGCACTCCCGAAACACGCCGGGGACCGGAATCGGACCTCTCCCTTCGCCTTCACCGGGAACAAGTTCGAGTTTCGCGCGCTCGGGGCCTCGCAGAGCATCTCCTTTCCCGCCACCGTCCTGAACACGATAGTCGCCGAATCCATTGACGAGCTTTGCGACAAGCTCGAGGCGGAGAAGGCGTCCGGGAGCGGCCTCCAGGTGGCATTGGGAAAGGTCCTGGCCGAGGCGGCTGGAGAGGTGCGCCATATCGTCTTTAATGGGGACGGATATTCGGGCGCGTGGGAAGAAGAGGCAAAGCGCCGCGGTCTCCTGGATCTGCGGACGACCCTCGACTCCCTTCCCCACCTCGTGAAGGACAAAAACGCGGAGATCTTCGAGCGGTTCGGCGTCCTCTCCCGGCGGGAGCTCGAGTCTCGTTACGACATCGCGCTGCACCATTACTTTCATACGGTGAACATCGAGGGGGAGACCGCGGCCGCGATCGGACGGACCATGATCCTCACCGCCGCGATCCGGCACCTGAATGAGCTCCTCGAGGCGGTTCGCGGTGCAAAAGAGGCCGGAATCAAGGCCACGGCGGTGACGCGGACCGCCAAGCTGGTCGTGGAGCTTGTGGACGAGCTGGAGGGAGCGCTCGAGGAGCTCCAGGCGCAGAACGCCGAGCTGGGAGGAGAAGAGGTGTCCTCGAAAGTCGTGCACATGCGGGAGAAGATTCTCCCCGCGATGGCCCGCGTGCGGCGCGTGGTGGATCGTCTCGAAAAGGTGATTCCCGACGACCGTTGGCCGATCCCGACCTACCGAGACATGCTGCACCTGCGCTGA